The genomic interval ACAACCTAGCGCGTTGAGACGCGAAAGGCAAAGGAGGCGGCTACAGGGCCTCCTGCCCGATCGCCTGGCCGTCCTTGATCCTGATGACCAACTCGGCCTCGCGGGCGATGTCGTTGTTGTGGGTGACGATGACGACGGTCTTCCCCTCCTTGTGAAGCCTGCGAATGGTGTCCAGCACGTCCGCCTCTGACGCGGAGTCGAGGTTGCCCGTGGGCTCGTCCATGAGCAGCAGCGGCGGGTCGTTGGCCAGGGCCCGCGCAATGGCCACGCGCTGCTGCTGCCCGCCGGACAGCTCCGACGGCCTGGCCAGTTGCTTGTCCGCCAGTCCGACCAGCGACAAGAGTTCCGCCGCCCGCTCTCCGTGCTCCTTTTGCGGCCTGCCCGCGAGCATCATGGCGAGCTCCACGTTCTCGCCCGCGCCAAGACCCGGCATCAGATTGAAGAACTGGAAGACGAAGC from Alkalidesulfovibrio alkalitolerans DSM 16529 carries:
- a CDS encoding ABC transporter ATP-binding protein, producing MHDAIVRTESVFKTYNGGSVTTHALRGVDIAIPRGSFTCIVGPSGHGKSTLMHLIGGLDRPSKGRILIDGADITRLGGSRLARLRAEKIGFVFQFFNLMPGLGAGENVELAMMLAGRPQKEHGERAAELLSLVGLADKQLARPSELSGGQQQRVAIARALANDPPLLLMDEPTGNLDSASEADVLDTIRRLHKEGKTVVIVTHNNDIAREAELVIRIKDGQAIGQEAL